A stretch of Eleutherodactylus coqui strain aEleCoq1 chromosome 9, aEleCoq1.hap1, whole genome shotgun sequence DNA encodes these proteins:
- the LOC136579156 gene encoding uncharacterized protein codes for MQPYQGGPDEDASTYIIYDFECQQDTELKAYCKQDVEVLRKSCERYRDRIMDMAKKKVRRYCTEKRKNVTVTYCVDPFQHITLASVCMAIYRFKFLPKDTIAVVPSDNYHKAKKRYSTPAIQWLMYVSHSENIVIQHALRGGEKKVGNYYLDGYAYVDGRHIAFEFNGCFFHGCGVCFSANAQNNVTKTTYSQLYQASLAKMRYLQQQGYTLRVLWEHEWREMIETNSDLQAFLLKMQFPVPLEPRDALYGGRTNAIKLYHRLADGETINYYDFTSLYPFINKTKTYPIGHPTIIYEDFTYIKNYFGIAKVKVYPPRDLFFPVLPVKMNHKLMFPLCYTCALNSLSDPCSHTDEERSIVGTWCTIELEMAVEKGYRIAHTYEIWHFPETSDNLFASYIELHLRDKQEASGFPSWCTDDDKKNAYIDSFLQKEGVQLRKEEIGVNPAKRQISKLFLNSLWGKFAQKSNLPCTNIVTDPDKLFEYVFLPQYEISGLNFIDDETANVTWKYAKEHHTVNKNTNIFIACFTTAYARLELYSLLDRLQERCLYHDTDSVMFVQREGDWNPPLGDYLGELTSEIPDDTHITEFVSAGPKTYGYKLNTGKTVLKVKGITLNTSATQVVNFDSLKDLVLDYQRNSDPETQKTITVEQPGFVRDKKYWDIETRPLQKTQRCVYTKRICKEYVLPDQLSINATQSARSCEETTIRRIHTITSQC; via the exons ATGCAGCCTTACCAAGGGGGACCAGATGAAGATGCGTCGACGTATATTATCTACGACTTTGAGTGCCAACAGGATACAG AGTTGAAGGCCTATTGTAAGCAGGATGTTGAAGTATTGCGGAAATCCTGTGAGCGTTATAGAGACCGGATAATGGACATGGCCAAGAAAAAGGTTAGAAGGTATTgtacagaaaaaaggaaaaacgttACTGTGACTTATTGCGTTGACCCGTTCCAACACATCACTCTCGCGTCTGTCTGTATGGCTATATACAGGTTTAAGTTCTTACCTAAAGACACTATAGCTGTTGTGCCCTCTGATAATTATcataaggccaaaaaaaggtACTCAACGCCAGCTATTCAGTGGTTGATGTACGTGTCTCACAGTGAAAACATAGTCATACAGCACGCGCTGAGAGGCGGCGAAAAAAAGGTCGGCAACTATTATTTAGACGGTTACGCGTATGTTGACGGGCGCCATATCGCTTTCGAGTTTAATGGCTGTTTTTTTCACGGCTGTGGCGTCTGTTTTAGCGCAAACGCGCAAAATAACGTCACAAAAACGACATACAGCCAACTATACCAGGCATCTTTAGCTAAAATGCGCTATTTACAACAGCAGGGGTACACTTTACGCGTCTTATGGGAGCATGAATGGCGTGAAATGATTGAGACCAATTCAGACCTTCAGGCTTTTCTTCTTAAAATGCAGTTCCCAGTACCGCTAGAGCCGCGTGACGCTCTTTACGGCGGTCGAACTAACGCGATAAAGCTATATCACAGGCTGGCCGATGGCGAGACGATAAATTATTATGATTTCACTAGTCTATATCCTTTCATCAACAAAACAAAGACGTACCCTATAGGTCACCCGACGATTATTTATGAAGATTTTActtacatcaaaaattactttggtaTCGCAAAAGTTAAAGTGTACCCGCCTCGCGATTTATTTTTCCCGGTGCTACCGGTGAAAATGAATCATAAGTTGATGTTTCCGCTGTGTTACACTTGCGCTTTAAATTCACTGAGCGATCCCTGTAGTCATACTGATGAAGAGAGGTCTATCGTTGGCACTTGGTGTACGATAGAACTCGAGATGGCTGTAGAGAAAGGTTACAGGATAGCACACACCTACGAAATCTGGCACTTTCCAGAAACATCGGATAATCTATTCGCGTCTTACATCGAGTTGCATCTTAGGGATAAGCAGGAGGCTTCAGGCTTCCCGAGTTGGTGCACGGACGATGATAAGAAAAATGCGTATATTGACTCCTTTCTTCAAAAAGAAGGTGTTCAATTGCGTAAGGAGGAAATAGGCGTAAACCCTGCTAAACGCCAAATCTCCAAGCTTTTCTTAAACTCCTTGTGGGGAAAGTTTGCGCAGAAATCAAACCTTCCGTGTACCAACATCGTGACTGACCCTGATAAACTCTTTGAGTATGTGTTTCTACCACAGTACGAAATTTCAGGTCTAAATTTCATTGATGACGAAACAGCCAATGTCACGTGGAAATACGCCAAAGAGCATCACACGgtcaacaaaaacacaaacatctttaTAGCTTGTTTTACAACAGCCTACGCACGCCTAGAGCTCTACTCTCTTCTGGATAGACTGCAGGAACGATGCCTTTATCATGACACAGACTCTGTCATGTTTGTACAGCGTGAAGGCGATTGGAACCCGCCGTTAGGCGACTATCTGGGGGAATTGACCAGCGAGATCCCCGATGATACACACATAACAGAGTTTGTATCTGCTGGTCCCAAAACCTACGGGTACAAGTTGAACACTGGTAAAACAGTGTTAAAAGTTAAAGGTATAACTTTAAATACGTCAGCCACTCAGGTCGTAAATTTTGACAGTCTGAAAGATCTGGTTCTGGATTATCAACGTAACAGCGACCCTGAAACACAAAAGACCATCACCGTAGAGCAGCCAGGCTTTGTGAGAGATAAAAAGTATTGGGATATCGAAACAAGGCCGCTACAAAAAACACAGAGGTGTGTTTATACAAAGAG GATCTGTAAGGAATACGTACTACCGGATCAGCTCAGCATTAACGCCACGCAATCCGCAAGATCGTGTGAGGAGACGACTATTAGACGAATTCACACTATAACATCACAGTGTTAA